In Lepidochelys kempii isolate rLepKem1 chromosome 8, rLepKem1.hap2, whole genome shotgun sequence, a single genomic region encodes these proteins:
- the LOC140916440 gene encoding serine protease inhibitor Kazal-type 1-like, giving the protein MKLKGAFVFFFLAFCCFILGVTAQGGRQPDCRKYKNRDGTWRGGCLRNYAPVCGTDGITHSNECLLCEKIFETGVPIGIKRKGEC; this is encoded by the exons ATGAAGCTAAAAGGTGCCTTTGTGTTCTTTTTCCTGGCATTTTGCTGCTTCATTTTAG GAGTCACCGCTCAAGGTGGGCGTCAG CCTGACTGCAGGAAATACAAAAATCGAGATGGAACCTGGAGAGGAGGCTGTCTAAGGAACTATGCACCAGTCTGTGGAACAGACGGCATCACTCACAGCAATGAATgtttgctgtgtgaaaaaatCTT TGAAACTGGAGTCCCCATTGGCATAAAGCGCAAAGGAGAATGTTAG